One segment of Gasterosteus aculeatus chromosome 3, fGasAcu3.hap1.1, whole genome shotgun sequence DNA contains the following:
- the LOC120815873 gene encoding tripartite motif-containing protein 16-like codes for MAEVTPQLLETFSCSVCLNVLKDPVTIPCGHSYCMSCIKTTWDKENRRGINRCPQCGTIFTVRPALVKNAMLANLVEQLNAVQAIPADHCYAAPEDVACDFCTGRKLKAFKSCRMCLASYCEKHLQPHYDVAALRNHKLVDPSKELQENICSLHNEVMKIFCRTDQQSICYLCFMDEHKDHDTVSAAAERTERQKELEVSLLNIQQRIQDREKGVKLLQQQVEKINEATEDSDKIFHELISFMMKRSSDVKKRVKSQERAELSRVRGLEMKLQQEISELKRSDAELQELSHTQNLNQFLQNYPSVSPLSESTDSFSISICPPSCYKDFTTALSEIRDKLEDVLREKWTNVFLTVAEVDVLLSQSEPNTKAGFLK; via the coding sequence ATGGCTGAAGTAACACCTCAGCTGTTGGAGACCTTCTCCTGTTCTGTCTGTCTGAACGTCCTGAAGGACCCGGTGACGATTCCCTGTGGTCACAGCTACTGCATGAGCTGTATTAAAACCACCTGGGATAAAGAGAATCGGAGGGGAATCAATCGCTGCCCTCAGTGTGGAACGATCTTCACAGTGAGGCCTGCCCTGGTGAAGAACGCCATGTTAGCAAATTTAGTGGAGCAACTGAATGCAGTCCAAGCTATTCCTGCTGATCACTGCTATGCTGCTCCTGAAGATGTGGCCTGTGATTTCTGCACTGGGAGGAAGCTGAAAGCCTTCAAGTCCTGTCGGATGTGTTTGGCTTCTTACTGTGAGAAACACCTTCAGCCTCATTACGATGTGGCTGCTTTAAGGAATCACAAGCTGGTGGACCCCTCCAAAGAGCTTCAGGAGAACATCTGCTCTCTTCACAATGAGGTAATGAAGATCTTCTGTCGTACTGATCAGCAGAGCATCTGTTATCTCTGCTTTATGGATGAACATAAAGACCACGACACGGtctcagctgcagcagaaaggacTGAGAGGCAGAAAGAGCTGGAGGTGAGTCTACTCAACATCCAGCAGAGAATacaggacagagagaaaggtgTGAAGCTGCTTCAACAGCAGGTGGAGAAAATCAATGAAGCAACGGAGGACAGTGACAAGATCTTCCACGAGCTGATCTCTTTCATGATGAAAAGAAGCTCTGATGTGAAGAAGCGGGTCAAATCCCAGGAGAGAGCTGAATTGAGTCGAGTCAGAGGTCTTgagatgaagctgcagcaggagatctCTGAGCTGAAGAGGAGCGAcgctgagctgcaggagctctcacacacacaaaatctgaACCAGTTCCTCCAGAACTACCCCTCAGTGTCCCCCCTCAGTGAGTCTACAGACTCATTCAGCATCAGCATCTGTCCTCCGAGCTGCTATAAGGACTTCACAACGGCTCTGTCAGAAATCAGAGACAAACTAGAGGACGTCCTGAGAGAGAAATGGACAAATGTCTTCCTGACTGTGGCTGAAGTGGATGTTTTACTCTCACAATCAGAGCCAAACACCAAAGCTGGATTCTTAAAATAA
- the LOC120815872 gene encoding tripartite motif-containing protein 16-like, which yields MAEVTPQLLETFSCSVCLNVLKDPVTIPCGHSYCMSCIKTNWDIENRRGINRCPQCGTIFTVRPVLVKNAMLANLVEQLNAVQAIPADHCYAAPEDVACDFCTGRKLKAFKSCRMCLASYCEKHLQPHYDVAALRNHKLVDPSKELQENICSLHNEVMKIFCRTDQQSICYLCFMDEHKDHDTVSAAAERTERQRELEVSRRNIQQRIQDREKGVKLLQQQVWKIYNGVRDSEKIFNQLIPFMMNLSFDAKQQVRSQQRAEVSRVKDLQVKLQQEISELKRNNAELQELSKTEDLNQFLQNYPSVSPLSESTDSFSISICPLSFYKDFTTALSEVRDKLEDVLREKWTNVFLTVAGVDVLFSQSEPNTKAGFLK from the coding sequence ATGGCTGAAGTAACACCTCAGCTGTTGGAGACCTTCTCCTGTTCTGTCTGTCTGAACGTCCTGAAGGACCCGGTGACGATTCCCTGTGGTCACAGCTACTGCATGAGCTGTATTAAAACCAACTGGGATATAGAGAATCGGAGGGGAATCAATCGCTGCCCTCAGTGTGGAACGATCTTCACAGTGAGGCCTGTCCTGGTGAAGAACGCCATGTTAGCAAATTTAGTGGAGCAACTGAATGCAGTCCAAGCTATTCCTGCTGATCACTGCTATGCTGCACCTGAAGATGTGGCCTGTGATTTCTGCACTGGGAGGAAGCTGAAAGCCTTCAAGTCCTGTCGGATGTGTTTGGCTTCTTACTGTGAGAAACACCTTCAGCCTCATTACGATGTGGCTGCTTTAAGGAATCACAAGCTGGTGGACCCCTCCAAAGAGCTTCAGGAGAACATCTGCTCTCTTCACAATGAGGTAATGAAGATCTTCTGTCGTACTGATCAGCAGAGCATCTGTTATCTCTGCTTTATGGATGAACATAAAGACCACGACACGGtctcagctgcagcagaaaggactgagaggcagagagagctggaggtgaGTCGACGCAACATCCAGCAGAGAATCcaggacagagagaaaggtgTGAAGCTGCTTCAACAGCAGGTGTGGAAAATCTATAACGGAGTGAGAGACAGTGAGAAGATCTTCAACCAGCTGATCCCTTTCATGATGAACTTAAGCTTTGATGCGAAGCAGCAGGTCAGATCCCAGCAGAGAGCTGAAGTGAGTCGAGTCAAAGATCTTCAggtgaagctgcagcaggagatctCTGAGCTGAAGAGAAACAAcgctgagctgcaggagctTTCAAAGACAGAAGATCTGAACCAGTTCCTCCAGAACTACCCCTCAGTGTCCCCCCTCAGTGAGTCTACAGACTCATTCAGCATCAGCATCTGTCCTCTGAGCTTCTATAAGGACTTCACAACGGCTCTGTCAGAAGTCAGAGACAAACTAGAGGACGTCCTGAGAGAGAAATGGACAAATGTCTTCCTGACTGTGGCTGGAGTGGATGTATTATTCTCACAATCAGAGCCAAACACCAAAGCTGGATTCTTAAAATAA